CATCATACCATCTTTTTCAAATTGATTTTTATACTCTGCAATAAAACGTTCTTCTTTTTCCTCTTCATTGATAAACAATTGACCGTTCTTATAGTACAGACTTTCTCCCGGACGACCGATGATTCTTCGAATTGATTTATCTTTAGAATTAGGAACACGAATATAAACAAGATCAAACCGTTTGATTTTTGCTAATTTATTGACAACGACAACGTCATTATCTTCAAGTGTATCGCTCATAGAATAGCCTTCTACCCTTGCAAAAGAAAATGTAAAAAGAGAAAGAATATAAACAACGCCAAAAGTCACAAACAAAGTCAATGCTATTTCTAAAAAAAGAACATTCAATTTCTTTAATCTTCTTTTTTTCTTATTTATTTTCTTTCGCTTTTTAAGCACTTTAGTTGTTTTCATAGGTGTTTTTTTCTTTATTGTCTTTTGTTGCCTATTTGAGGTCGGCCTTTGATTCGGTTGTTTCTTTTTTCTTTTTTTATGCGTTGCTTTTTCCATAAAATCACCGAGTTATTTTTTATTTACCAACGCTTTTTCATTGATTTTGAAGTAGCTGACAACCGCTGCTTGGTTTTTCTTAATTGTTGCGAGATCTGCTTCAAATTCATTTAAAAGAGCATCATCTTTGAAAAATCCATCTGTTTGTGAGGAGACGTTGATCCCTAGTTCCTTCATTGATTTATAGTATTTATTCAATACTTTTTGCCCTTGTTCTGTATTTCTTATCGTTGCTTTATAAATACCATAGCTTGATAGTTGCCCTGCGAGTAACTTAATATTTTTCCCTGCTTTTACGTCATTCTCGGTTGTTTTAGCTTCTTTTAATTCATTCTCAAAATTTTCCACGAGATAATAGCCTTGAATAACAGCCTTCGAATCTTTCTGGCTCAAATGCATGGATTGGTAATACAAAGAATAACCTGCAGTTATACTTGACACTACAACGAGAAGACTTAAAACGATTCCCCATGTCCGCTGCTTTTTGCTTTTATTCCTGAGATCTCTGATTTTTCGTCTTTTTTGTTTCTGTTTTTTCTTTTTGACTTTCGTTCTTTTTACTTTTTCTAAAGCTCTCTTCGTTTTAAACATCAGATAAAAGGAGATCCCTGCAAACAATATTCCTATGCTTGCCAAGGACAAAGAAACAATAAAAAACCAATCTAATATCGTCATTTCTTTACCTCCATAATTTTTTTGTTTGAAAGAGCTCTCTCAGTCTAAACTGAAAAATAGAATCTGCTTCGTCAGCCACTATTTCTTAGGTCTCTTTTTTCTTGCTTGCTTTTTCTTCGCTTGCTTTTTCTTATTGATTGTTCTAATTACAAGAAAAACGATGATCGCTAATACAAGTACACCACCCACGATTCCTGCAATCAATTGCCAGTTGAATGTTTGAACATCTTCTAAACCAGCATCTTGATTATTGAATTTATCTGCTTCTTCATCGGTAACCTTAAACTTTTCATCCCATTCCCATTTCTTGTCACCAGAGGTTACTAAAATTTTAGCTCGGTAATCTCCCGGAACCATTCGGTCACCTTCCATACTAACTGGAAAATCAATCAATGAATTTGGCGCCATTCTCATGCCAGAACGTTTTGTTTCATATAGAACTTCATCACTGCCGTCTTTCATGATCTGAACTTGTGTAGACATATTTTCGAGATAAGCTGGTTCGATATTTGAGAAGTTGATAAAAAATGTATTTCTAAAATTATTCAATTCTGCATATACTTTATTTAACTCAAGATTAGCTTGAACTTCTTTGTCAGTTTCTGAAAGAATCATCCCAATAACATAAGCGTATTTGTTGATAACACCTGTTTTCTTTGGTTTTGATTTTTCATCTTTTTCGATTTTTTGAAGTTGGATCCCACCTGAGATCACACCATCAAATGATGCTTCGGGCATTGTTATTTCTATGTCGACATCCTGTTCACCGTTTGCAGGTATTTTAACTGTTTCTGGTGCTTTAACGATATTCTCAAAATCATATTTTAATGATTTATCTTTCTTGATCGTGGTTGGCCCATATTCAATAACTCCATTAGCATTTGTTTTTGTCCCGTTCAGTTTGACTGAAACTTCTATTTCTTCTGAAGCTAGATTTTTGATTTTGATTTTAACGTTTTGTTGTTGTCCAGGAGTCATCTTTAAATCAAAATAGCCGACATCTTGACTTTTTTGGTTATCCGGCTTGATTGTTTCATATGTAAATCCAGTTGCGTTACCGCTACTGTTGTCTTGTGCAGATGTCTTTATAGGCATAAGCACAGCTAAAATTACTGTAACTACTAAATATAATAGATGCTTTTTCTTCATCGCTATCCCTCTCTTTAAAAAGGCTGAGACAGAAATTTTCTTTCTGTCTCGCCATTTATTTGAACATGACTACTTAAAGTATGCTCTATAATTAACTTATTATTGAGTTTAAATTATAATACTTCAGCGATTGTCCAAGTGATTTCAGCTGTGTATTCGTCAGCCAATAGAACGTTTGTGTTTGGTACAGTTAATTTAACAGATTCTGCAGTTGTATCAGCAGTTCCATCACCGTATTGACCAAACTCGATTGTGTATGTTCCGATACCTTTAGAAGCATCTTTGTTATCTAAAACAACTACTGATGAACCAGCACCTGTTCCAGCTGCATCCGCTGCTAATTGGAATCCTGCAACAGTAGTTGCTGGCCATTGAGCTGCTGGATCTGCAGATGTGATTGCTGCATTTGAGTAATCAATTGTAGCTGATTTCAAGAATGTTCCAGTATTTGCATTTGCTTCAAATTGTTTTGTTAATTGTGCGCTTACTTTGTATTTATGGTTTGCAACACCACGTACATCTGTAAATTGTACGAAGTTTCCACGAGTAACCTCACCATCCGCTGTTGTTACTGGAATTGCTGCTGCAAAATATTCTGGGTTAGAAGCAAAAGCTTTCACTTTATCTTCACCAAAGTTTAATTCTGTTACAGCGTCAATACTGAATGAACCACGATCTGGGTTAACGATGATTGGTTCTTTTGGATCTACAACTGGTTTTTCTGGATCTTCTGGATCTACAACGTCTTTAGGATCGTTGTCTTCTGTAAATTTGATTTTACCGTTTGTTGGTAATGATTTTGCTTCAGCATTAGCTGCAGCTGGTGCTGCTAGGCTTACTCCTAATAAAGTTAATAATGCTACTGAACATAATGTTTTTGTTTTCATGTGTGTTTCCTCCTAGTTTTTGTGTGTTTGTGTGTGTGTTTGTATTTCTATTTATGGCAACTCGGCTAATACCCAAGTTAACACCGTAGTATAAGGTACCGGATCAACAATAGTTGTTCCTGGTATCGATAGTGAAACAGCTTTATTCAAATAGATGGGTTTGTTATCAAATACTGGATCAAGAACTGCTTGCCCATTTTTATCAAGCCTTGGTTCCAACGTATTCTTTTGGTTGTTCTGATTTTCTACAGATGCCCCAAAAGAAATCGTCCATGTGCCCCCGCCTTGACCAGCATTAGCTTGCGCTAAGTTATAAGAAGCGCCAACGTTGTCTATATTGATGATTTCTTTTGATAGTTGAGGAGCATTGCTAAGATCTTTTGTTGAACTTACCCAAGATTTATCTAGCGATAACATGGCTCCTTTTATCTCACTGTGTTCAGTATCTTTGTTTGTAAATTGCATCTCTTGACGCAACTGTAAGGTCCAGCCTGTCGGTTTTTGTCTCAAGTCAGTCACTTGTACAAAATTCCCTCTAGGTTTAGTCGCACCAAAGAAATTTTGTGCATTTCCGTAATAAATTTCGTCTTTATCAGAAATTTTATTCTGGTAAAAATCCAGTTTTGGAACAAAGTCGATTCTTAAATCTCCCTTTAATTGGGGCGTTTCTCCAGGATCAACTATTTCTCCAGGTTTTTCTGGATCAACAATCTCTTGCGGGTATTCGCCTGAAAATTTGATTTTTCCAGGCCCGCTCAATGATTCTGATTCTGCGAATGCATTAGCGCTATTCAGAGCTAATGCAGAAATCACGGCAACAGGCATAACGAGAAATTTGATGTTCTGTTTTAATTTTCTCATGTATTATCCCGCCCTTCTTTCTCTTTCTTACGCTTCCAGAAAAATAGTAGTAAGCCGATAATGATTAAGGCTGCCCCACTGAATACAAGACTCGTTTTTACCATTTCACCAGTACTTGGGTAGCGCCCAACTGGTTTTATAGTTGCTTCAGAACTAGTTGATGGCTGAGTACTTGATGAAGGTTCAGTAGTACTTGACGGCTCTGTTGAAGAACTCTCTTCGTAAAAGCTGATTACACCACTGGTCTGCACCTCTCCTCCATTATTAGCCGCAGCATTCAATGGATTACTGATTGCTAGCGTTAATACAAAAGCAAAGGAGAGTATTAAAAAGCTGATTATTTTTTTCATACGTAAGAATCTCCTTTACTTTTATGGAGTATCGCCCAATTCCCAAAGAATTTCTCCCTGATAAGTACCTAGGGTCTTCACATCGGCAGCAGAAACCTCAAATTTAAATCCATCTCCAGATTCAGACCATGTATCACTAATATTGTAAGTAGCACCTTCAATGCCGCCGCCTACAACAGCATCTTGAACCATAATATCTTGAGCACCACCATTTAGTGTGATTTCTCGATTTTTATAGACATATTTTAGTGCTCCATCCAATGTATAGGTTGGAGTATCAGGTGTTGTACTTGTCATTGGTGTCGTCATTTTTGCTGTTAAAGACCAGCCTTTTTTATTAGCTCGGCTGTCTTTGACAATTAGGTCAGCGCCATGATGTTCGGCAGCATTTATACGAGTCTTTTTCCCTTGGTATTTTACATTGCCGAAATCAATTTCCGTCGGTGCAGATGCTAACTCTAAAACACCAAAGACTGCTCCACCTGGATTATCTACATCAAGTGATTCTGCTCCATAAGTCTCACGCTTTGCATTTGGATCAACAGCCCCTTCGACAAATGGTGTTTCTCTTGGCGATTCACCGATGGCTTTTGCTTTGTTTGTAATGATTGATCCTACAGCATTAGCAGCAACCGTTGTTTTAAACGTTACTTTGGCTGTTACGCCAGTTGCTAAATCCCCTACATTAACTGTTAATAAACGAGAATCCGCATCATACGTATAGTCAGT
This sequence is a window from Enterococcus sp. 7F3_DIV0205. Protein-coding genes within it:
- a CDS encoding LPXTG cell wall anchor domain-containing protein translates to MKKIISFLILSFAFVLTLAISNPLNAAANNGGEVQTSGVISFYEESSSTEPSSTTEPSSSTQPSTSSEATIKPVGRYPSTGEMVKTSLVFSGAALIIIGLLLFFWKRKKEKEGRDNT
- a CDS encoding WxL domain-containing protein; the encoded protein is MKTKTLCSVALLTLLGVSLAAPAAANAEAKSLPTNGKIKFTEDNDPKDVVDPEDPEKPVVDPKEPIIVNPDRGSFSIDAVTELNFGEDKVKAFASNPEYFAAAIPVTTADGEVTRGNFVQFTDVRGVANHKYKVSAQLTKQFEANANTGTFLKSATIDYSNAAITSADPAAQWPATTVAGFQLAADAAGTGAGSSVVVLDNKDASKGIGTYTIEFGQYGDGTADTTAESVKLTVPNTNVLLADEYTAEITWTIAEVL
- the lepB gene encoding signal peptidase I — protein: MEKATHKKRKKKQPNQRPTSNRQQKTIKKKTPMKTTKVLKKRKKINKKKRRLKKLNVLFLEIALTLFVTFGVVYILSLFTFSFARVEGYSMSDTLEDNDVVVVNKLAKIKRFDLVYIRVPNSKDKSIRRIIGRPGESLYYKNGQLFINEEEKEERFIAEYKNQFEKDGMMFTDDFTLKSLTGESRIPKDKYLVLGDNRPYATDSRYYQLVDEKEMIGTVEMRILPLHKLQKF
- a CDS encoding DUF916 and DUF3324 domain-containing protein, which translates into the protein MKKKHLLYLVVTVILAVLMPIKTSAQDNSSGNATGFTYETIKPDNQKSQDVGYFDLKMTPGQQQNVKIKIKNLASEEIEVSVKLNGTKTNANGVIEYGPTTIKKDKSLKYDFENIVKAPETVKIPANGEQDVDIEITMPEASFDGVISGGIQLQKIEKDEKSKPKKTGVINKYAYVIGMILSETDKEVQANLELNKVYAELNNFRNTFFINFSNIEPAYLENMSTQVQIMKDGSDEVLYETKRSGMRMAPNSLIDFPVSMEGDRMVPGDYRAKILVTSGDKKWEWDEKFKVTDEEADKFNNQDAGLEDVQTFNWQLIAGIVGGVLVLAIIVFLVIRTINKKKQAKKKQARKKRPKK
- a CDS encoding WxL domain-containing protein translates to MRKLKQNIKFLVMPVAVISALALNSANAFAESESLSGPGKIKFSGEYPQEIVDPEKPGEIVDPGETPQLKGDLRIDFVPKLDFYQNKISDKDEIYYGNAQNFFGATKPRGNFVQVTDLRQKPTGWTLQLRQEMQFTNKDTEHSEIKGAMLSLDKSWVSSTKDLSNAPQLSKEIINIDNVGASYNLAQANAGQGGGTWTISFGASVENQNNQKNTLEPRLDKNGQAVLDPVFDNKPIYLNKAVSLSIPGTTIVDPVPYTTVLTWVLAELP